A segment of the Polyodon spathula isolate WHYD16114869_AA chromosome 1, ASM1765450v1, whole genome shotgun sequence genome:
CGGCTACAACAACCAAGGCTATGGAGGATATGGAGGCTATGATTACTCTGGTTATAACAACTACTACGGATATGGTGACTACAGCAGTATGTAAACTTGTTTGTGAAAGCACacataataaaaagaagaaaatgataTGGCATCAcaacatcttgttttttttttgtttttttttccaactttttGTTGTTACTAAATTATTTGAACTGCATCTGCCATTTCTATGTTTTGTGGAAATCAATACACATCTtaattatataatgaatataatgCCGTCATAATAACTCATAAGATAtacatattattgcattattttctAATATCAGAAAAAACTGTTCATCACTTATTTTGTTAATATACGATTAGGAAACAAAGGCATTATTAGTTTGGGATCTTCCTGTTTTAGTTTAATCttttatatgtaatataaaaaatgtgaagtATTTAAATAGGTCAGCAATGTATACCACAATATCCTCCATATTTtgcaacacttgcaaaatatctgtctaaataaaaacacttatttacttatttaaagtaATTTCCTTTCTACATGTGTTTCTTAGCCTTTCTGCTGTATCCTTTTTTTCTGGACTATTGAAGGCTTAAGTGTGTCAAAAACAAATTGACAGTGACGGCTTTTCTACGTTGAGGGAGACAATTTCAacgattcaagcattcagagcATTTTGGTGCAGTGGAAATCTCATTTTTGAATGCTCAGCCATTGCCTGTTGTGCTTCAGGGTACCTGGAACAGGTGAATGCTGTTctgtgtttctgatttttttttttaaatggtgaaagAACATGAAAACAACCATTTGGAAATTCAAAACCCCAGCATCAAATACTTTCAAGTTTCAAAAGCCTCAGAGATGTCAAAACTAAGCACAGAACCATATGCCAAATGGGGGTTCTGTTGTTCAATCAAAAATGTGTTGAAGCTTTAACTGAGAGAGAAAATTTGAAAGAAcagatttgtcaaatttccagtaCATCttctgtgtacagatgtcacccTGTGCATAAAACAGTAAAGCagaattcttaaaaataaacttaaaaatacgGTACCTTGGTAAAATGGATCTTGTTAATCTGTTTTTTCAAATCTTGAATGTCTTTCTGAAAACTATCATGCTGGAATTTATAGTAAGTTAATATATTTCCTAGGGTAGGAGGTAAAATATCAGCCATTCAGCAGTAAGTTTCTTTATTGTAATGTGTAACCTGTAATGTGTTGAGGATCTCTAATTGCATAAGTTTTCTTTGTGCTCAGTGAAGCCAGGACCATTTCCTTTGCAGTTCTATCAGTCAAGAAGATTCAGCCCACACATGACTTGTACAGTAAAACTCCTCAATTTGGGAAATTATTGTATAGTGAAGGAGTTTTGGGGATCAAAAAGTAAAGAATGACTGTACGAATTAGATATTGCAGTCATCTAAAACAAAGTTGTAGTTGCACTCTCTGACCACTAAAGCACTGGAACGTTGAAATTGTATCCCTAAAATAAAATTCTGATAAAACAGATTTCCTCAGACTGAACAGGGATACCAGTCGTAAATCGGGTGCATTTCAGATACGCTTTTCAAAAAGTTTCGCTTTAATCACACACAACAAAAGATCATTTTAGTTACTCAAagttcattaatttttttatttgacattttctcTTTATAAAATCTGTCATTTACACAACATTGCtagttgtttgtttggtttgtagGGTAGCTCAAGATTCCGTTTTTTGGAAtgtagcagtttttaaaaaaaatttattaagCAGTGCCAATTTTTGGATTAGAAGTTTTTTATGAAATAGTTTGAGTACACCATTAAATCTTCAGTTGCAACAGCATTCTGTAAACTGAGGTGTAATATTAGATTTCTGTTTTAAACTCTAGATCAGCAGAGTGGTTATGGCAAAACCCCAAGGCGAGGTGGTCACCAAAACAGTTACAAGCCATACTAAAATATAATCCCTACTTTTAACAAGCAGGTATGTTGAAACATTGCTTATAGCAACACTTCATTAAtataaatttcattttaattattatattgacCTTTTGTTTAACGTATTATAATGTTTAATTCTTTCTTTAAAGTTTCGCAGCACCCAGACGTGCTTTCTGTAATGGTAACTTAGAGACTTCTTTTGGAGTTATGTACCACTGGTGCACTTAAGCATATGGCTTTTGCCCTTTTGTAACTGTAAAGTTAACAGGTAAAGTACTGCTAATGGGTACAAATTAAGGAGTTACAACAAAAGAAGAATGTTACGTACTAACTCTGATATTGTACCTTGTTTGTACCCGCCAGCGGGAACTTCATTGCAGGCCGTGTGTTGCGCTGACTTCACGATTCTCAAAGGCCCGCTCAGTGCGGACAGGGTACGAGATGCTCACGCTCTCGAATGCTGCCGTTTGGTATGGTCTCTTCCAACATCCTGTATCAGCATTAGAAAATACAATGGATACTTCAAGCTTTGccttcatttctttctttttttatattattatatatatatatatatatatagacatatacatTTGATtgtaattttaatgtaattttttacaGGACCCAAGTAATGCTTAAATATGACaacttactgaaaaaaataactatttattcTTCTAAGGATACAGCTTTCTCTGGATTTTCCAGTGtcttaatatattttattcctAATCTATTTGTAATGCTTGCTTTTCCCCATTTATAGCCCTTGTAGCAGTAATTGCCAGTAGTCCATGAGCTAAAACCTGTTCTGTGCATGGATTTCACTATTCTGAGAGATCCGTATAATGTtgtatactgtgtatactgttttgttttctgagacAATCAAGTGGAATAAGTATGTTCTTCTGAATATCATGATCATTTTTTCTAAGTAgttcattcatattttaaaactgaGAACCAAAAACTTGTCGTCTTAAAtactttttgtatgtatgtatgtatttatttatgtatgtaagtatgtataTAAGCATAGTgcatatataatatgttttgttttaggagAGCCTAAAGGTCTTGACTTTACATCAGCTAGTAGGGTTCCCGGCACTTCTGCCGTTTGCTGCACTTTAGGATGTGtagctttttatataatatttgtcTGTTTAAATGTTGATGGGTTGGGGGTTCCTAATTGTGCACTTATTCAAAATGTGATATTTAGGAATTCATACAGATTTCCATtgacaaatattattttgttttttttaggtgaaGGAGCAGTATTTTACATCAGATAGAAGATCCCTACAAGGTGGTTATAGCTAGACTCATAGCagtttttcacttttctttttattctgtgtttaatatttatcATGTATGGCTGAATTAAGTCACTGATTCTATGTGCAATGAAGTTCCTAAATTTACTTAAAATATTGCTTTATTACTTTTAATGTGTGGCAACTTCTATGCTTCGCAACcgacattttgtatttttttttccttaatatgGTTTATTCAGCAAAAGTATTGTGTTATGATATTGTGGTGAACTGATGTTCTAAGACTGTTgggttattttttctaaataaaccTTTTTGTACAAGTATTGcttgtgtgtttaattaaaaacgtttttttaaatacagccttGACAATTGAAAGATAATTCAATTGTATCAGTAGAAGCAGGTCCCCTGCAGCTCAGGATGGGAAGAAAACTCCATGAATATATGATGAAAATGGGAAATATTGAAATTATCTGGTTGGCTAAAAGGAAGGCACCTGAAGACCACAGTTTACTTCTGGTTAATCACTGCCAAAGGAAAACATATCTGCTGCAAAGACATGCTAATATAGTCTcatcatgtgtttgttttttaaaacttactGACGCTATTATATTTATAGTACAATAGTTAGAAAAGAAGAAAtcttaaatattttcatatgTGAATAGTGTATTTAATAATGAGAAAAATGTGTTAGTGATCCCCACCCCCCACCAGACTCAACCTGTTGAAATGACCACCTTTGTATGCTATAATGAGGGGAGCACTCCATATTAAAACACTTAAGAAATGAACATTTATGATAAATtctcaaaagaaaatgttgatgTGTTATCAAGTATGCCCTTTGTACGtcgtgttttggttttttttttttgcaaatggctGTGCACTAtaaatctaataaacagtattcATAAAGTCATTGTATGCAAGTTCTGGTATTGACATGAACCTTTGTTGACAATCCAGACTCAAAATGAGCCAAGTGATTTTTGAGTTggttgcaaatagctttccatgCAGCATCAGTATTAACAACCATGTGGAAAAATGCAAAGATGTACAGAAGTCAAAGCTTAAAACTGGCAAGATGATTTTTGTGCGTGGTTCCACTTTTTCCAGTAGCCAGGCAGTAGAGTGGGATAAATGACATGCAATCAAAACTACAGCAGAAATTATGATCATTGATAATAGATACAATTACTTGAGTAAATGGGTAAACAATATGCAACAATTTTCAGCACACAGATTTTAAGGTTTCAGGATGCAAGCTTTGAGAATATGCACTGGATAAATTCCTTGGTGTCTTGTAACCCTAACCTCAGCACTGTATAGGGAGATAAACTATACAAAATGTTGGGAATTACTTTTCAATGTCAGAAACATGGTTTGTTCTATTCCAAAGAACGGATATAAAGGGTAATAGactttttatacagtttttttttttttttttaatggcaaagtAACATGATCTTGCATTTGTAAGcacaaaacacatgtttattgAAATACAATTATGTACATGTCTTAATTtacaatgtattaaattaaaatgtgcaaaaaaaaagtcaggagtGCGATAAATGTAAAGAGAGCTTCCACTGGTTGGATATTATGTTGGAATAACATTTGTGGCTAGAAGAATTATgatgattataattattataactaTCACCACAATAATTGCaagcatctttttgtttttccacCACATCTTCCGAGCAATCCTTGTTGATGTTTTTTGGAAAGTCTCGGCCTGAAAAGAGATGGCATGTTTAAAGAGTTGTAAACGAAAAGCAAATACACTAGGTCAGGTCTATTTACGCAAtctaaacagaaaatgatttaatacaaatacagaatGGCTAACTGAAAAGACCTCAAAGAATTTATGGAACAGTTTTCTAGGTACACCAGGGCCACTGTAGAgtataattaaaaaactaaaacaaaacacttacggTTGCTTGCAGGTCATCTGTTTTGTCTATAAGATCATCCAGCCTTTCTCCTCTTTCTAGAACTTTGTTTAAGTTAtctgacaaaatgtttttcacaTCGTTAACCTGCTCCTGTACAGCATCCAGCTTTCCAGAACTCGGTTTTGCACTGTAGTCGGCCTAAACAAGGGGAAAGATGGAAACAAATTAGCCAAAAACACTAGCCAATGTGCCCTTATAAAAGGTGACACTAGTGTACTTTAATATGGCAAACGTATAGctaagtgtagtaaagcacaggcaagaaTGGTAAAACAGATGGTACAGCTAAGTTAAATAGAAGACAATACATGTAACAAGCTTTGTCGGGTCAGAAGCACATTGCATATGAATAAGAACACACTGTACAATCATAGCACATCTAGTGGATTGTTGGTCAGTGGGAAATAATCCTAAATCAGCACAAAGTACTTGAAGGCAATCTCCCAATCCAAGAGAGGCAGCAGACAGAAATGCTCAGATGCCACTAAGTCACTATTAACAAAAGGAAAAGAGTGACATACCATCTCTTCATCACGGTTACCTGCACAgcaatatgtgtgtatttttgttgagATCATAGTCATATTAGGTGGTGCAAAAAAACAAGTAATTATTCCAACATTCTTATGCACCTGATTCTTACAACACAAACCAAATACTGTAGATATATTATCAGTACAGCAAAGCCAtagtcagaaaaacaaaacaaaacaaaaaaccttaagTTTTAGTGCTCACTTAAAGTGACTGTAGCTCCACTAGCTACACAGGTCTTATATgtgcacttcctggatcatttgACTTCAGaaggctgaaagcatgtcagtcaatgggggaagcagctggctggttcaTGATAGTACAGAAGCTGTTGAAGAGGTCgggacaatttcacccttcaGGTGAAATGACTTAGAAAAGGCAACACACTATGAAAGCATGGCCTGCAAACAGATGTCTTTAACCTAGATCTGAATAATGAAAGTTTATGGCAGCACCATAACCATACTTTTAAATGACTATGGTGCTAtcataattttgatttaatccaggcaTTAATGTTTACTAtgatgcatttctttcaaaactgcacatttgagacctacagtatatactgaatggaaatgcacaacagTTCAGATGTATTATGATGTTCTACAATCCCTTTAAGTGTTCCAAGTTATTAGTTGTTTGTTTTGAGAAAGCACACATACTGTAAGTGAGCACTAACATTGAGGGGTTGTATCTGAATATGGCTGTAAGACTCACTTCCTGACACATGACTGTACCCATTATAAAGTTCCAATTTGTCTCTGATATTGTAATTAACATCTTATTTCGTAAGTAAAAAAAAGCAGATTCATTACAATGCAAATCTGAACAGGATTTAACTGTTAATGTGGAGAATAAACGGTTATGTGGAGAATAATGATCAACTTAAACAGTTAACAGATGCTAATCATGCAAGCAGCAGGTGGTATTGTATTTATGATGTGTGTaagtcattttatacaaaaattctgTCTACAATCTTGGTAATAGAacagtatttataaatgttgttggGAAATCTGATAACATCTGACAacatctggattttttttttttaaatacatgtctgTCTAATTTAATGACTACAAAAAGTATCTTTTTGTAAAACTATCTTGTGCTACATATGAACATTTAGAAAACATAATTGTCAAAATGCATGTAATTTTAATTTCAAGTAAAACGGATCTGTATTGCTTTTATACAGTACTAAAGCTGAGTTGCAACACAGTATCGGGGATGTTGCATGTCTTCATCATGCGTTTAATCTTCTGTCTGTAACTGATCCATATAGTTCTCAAACAGGAGTAAATCAAGATACCAATTCTGTTTAAGTGTCTGAATATTTAACAGACACATGTTACTGTACCCACGTGAAAAACTGATCAGTCtggactttgttttttgtttaaattcatatttgcattctttattaaacaaaacaagcgaCTTACCATGATGCTAGTACTGTATACCCCTCTTTTTTCTGATTAACACAGCCTCAAGAATGAGGACAAATGTTCAAACTCCTGATTAATATTTAACTTCCCTTTATTGATCCACACTCGTGTCCagaagaacacattttaaagagacagcAGCTACAGCAGTGTCTGTTAAGCACGGCTTCCAACAAACAAAGTAGTGTGTGTGTCAGGTGCTCTCTGCTGCTCAGCTATCCTGAGAGGGACACAGCCCCAAGTTAACAACAGCAGCAAACACATTTCTGATGACTATCATTGGCTGGTAAGTTACTATCTATTATTACTGATACATACCATGTTCTGACCCAGCACCTGATTAAGGTCTGCACTCAATTCAAAGGGATCAGCAAAGGCCACTTTGTTTATCAGAGGACTTTTACCAAAGATCTTGCAAATCTAAAGATAACAAAAAGACGTCAAGCTCACATTATTTTATACTTAGCAGCTTTAAGGTATAATTTACTCTCTCAAATTATGGCAACTGGTGTTTTGCTGGTGACCAGTAATAATTCTGAAGTCTGAGTTAGCACTATTCATGGACAACCTTACCCAAGGTAATATTAGCCAGTCCAATATTAAAGCTCATCAGGTTCTGTGAAACGAGCTTGAATGAGTTAGAACTTAGGGCCTGGTCAGAGTTTTACTTAGTATAATGTATTAATATACTCCTTCAACACTGCAGAATTAAAGAGGTTTAGAGAAAATAAGtccactcaacacagcagagCAGTTAACTGGACATGGTGGGTATCACTTACAGTTTTCGTATGATTTACTTCTACTTCCTAAACTCTTTAATTAGTTATAGTAGGGGTGTCTTTTTCCACAGTTGATGCTGAAAGAGTTAATgatacagtttgaacaaaaacatggTCTGGAAGGGCCCAGGCTGCTTTACTGAACTACATTACTCAAGTTAAAAAATATGACCAATTCTCCTGAGAATGGTGCCACCAAAATTACATATAATTAATCAATTGGGTTGAAACTATAGATTAGTTAACACATAAGCCCATAGCTtcattaaatgttattgttttatttgactttctTAAGTTTGAGAGTTCCATCTGGAGCCCCATGGGTTAAACAATGAGTTTACCTGTATAGGATGTGGACCAAACAGCTAATTGATGATTCCACACAGGTCTGAGATCAGCACTTAACAGAATGGTAGTCATATGGTTTGGGCCTTTAAACTAAAAGGACATCACaacactgtatttactgtgcattggttaaagagaaatataaatcaaaataaatggaTGGTATTTTAGACTGTTAGCTTCATTAACAACAGCCTAGACAGGTGTAACGAAGATTAGACTCAAATAGTTTTTGAGTGAGGCCCATGTTTAAACTGCCTTTAATAAAGAATATtagaaaaataacatgttttttttttctttacctcaTCAAGAAACCTGTATGCTGTTAAGAAGTCCATGCTCTTTTCTGTTGCACGCACATATGTAATTCCGTTATAAAACAGAGTATAGTAATTGAAACTGTGAGGGGGGAAACAGGCAGCTATTATTAGGCAACATTATAAAATGATGTTGCATTGTAGAAGCAGATTAAGTCattacacagcacagagcacaatcTCTCTTACAATCATCCAAAGACTGGGCATAGGACTGTCTAAAGAGCTGGTCCTACTCAAGAGGGATCCCCAAACTGAGCTGGGACTGTCACACTGCACCACGACATAAGAAAAAGGAAGATGTAGTTCTGATATGAACCATTCATACAATGCGACGGGGCGACACTGAAGCTACACTAGAGTGATGTGAAAAAAATAGGGTTGGTGTCTATTTTTGCT
Coding sequences within it:
- the LOC121294745 gene encoding vesicle-associated membrane protein 8-like produces the protein MADYSAKPSSGKLDAVQEQVNDVKNILSDNLNKVLERGERLDDLIDKTDDLQATAETFQKTSTRIARKMWWKNKKMLAIIVVIVIIIIIIIILLATNVIPT